In Miscanthus floridulus cultivar M001 chromosome 5, ASM1932011v1, whole genome shotgun sequence, one genomic interval encodes:
- the LOC136453754 gene encoding F-box/kelch-repeat protein At5g43190-like, whose translation MASASADAGTCPWDALPSHLQERILSLLPITELLPVAAVSRALRRLLRSPAFHALLSPHRLDAFFLLSPRLAVHPLSRRVLTLPALAALSPPSYPLVSSPSPSLLITCASLQFLPPIPDGAYLLSVIVPSRRSSPSCTLVAVTTGAAVRSYTLDTGDPSPRWASRGDLPLSLTILGNAAVVGDRGKLFVLGRGPDALLVFDLGTGTWEVPPVVMPQGLTTAHLFLFDGSLFLVGGIESFGEVERVVVWQLHDDKEEEVWWREVSVMPTEVFDELLAGRFGSFWHFQAADRLGIVCLYHAVDGRLVMFDAADGSWTVLPRLSGLDADESLRWFGHVLEPGVEILLGLR comes from the exons atggcctccgcctccgccgacgCCGGCACCTGCCCGTGGGACGCCCTCCCGTCGCACCTCCAGGagcgcatcctctccctcctccccatCACCGAACTACTTCCCGTCGCCGCCGTGTCCCGCGCGCTCCGCCGCCTCCTGCGCTCCCCGGCGTTCCACGCCCTCCTCTCCCCGCACCGCCTCGACGCCTTCTTCCTCCTTTCCCCACGGCTCGCCGTCCACCCGTTGTCCCGCCGCGTCCTCACTTTGCCCGCGCTCGCCGCGCTCTCTCCCCCTTCCTACCCGCTCGTCTCCTCCCCGTCCCCATCACTCCTTATCACCTGCGCCTCGCTCCAGTTCCTTCCGCCGATCCCCGACGGAGCCTACCTCCTCTCCGTTATCGTCCCGTCGCGCCGCTCCTCCCCCTCCTGCACCCTCGTCGCCGTCACCACCGGCGCAGCCGTACGTTCTTACACCCTGGACACCGGCGATCCCTCCCCGCGGTGGGCGTCTAGAGGCGATCTCCCGCTGTCTCTCACGATCCTGGGAAACGCCGCGGTCGTCGGTGACCGCGGCAAGCTCTTCGTCCTCGGCCGTGGCCCCGACGCGCTCTTGGTTTTTGATCTCGGGACGGGGACATGGGAAGTGCCGCCTGTTGTTATGCCACAAGGTCTCACCACGGCGCATCTGTTTCTTTTTGATGGGAGTCTCTTCTTAGTAGGTGGGATCGAGAGCTTTGGAGAAGTGGAGCGGGTGGTGGTCTGGCAGTTGCACGACGATAAGGAGGAGGAGGTGTGGTGGAGGGAGGTGAGCGTGATGCCGACCGAGGTTTTCGATGAGTTGCTGGCTGGTAGGTTTGGCAGTTTCTGGCATTTTCAGGCTGCGGACAGATTGGGGATTGTTTGCTTGTACCATGCCGTGGATGGGAGGCTGGTCATGTTTGATGCGGCCGATGGCTCGTGGACAGTGCTGCCACGACTGTCTGGGTTGGATGCAGACGAGAGCCTCAGGTGGTTTGGACATGTCTTGGAGCCAGGAGTTGAAATCTTGCTGGGACTACGATG A